The sequence below is a genomic window from Verrucomicrobiota bacterium.
GAAGAGCCGGAGAACGAAGATTACCCGGGCGACTTTATTCTCAGGGATGGCAGGACCTTCTTGGAGGCCTACGGTCCACGAGGTGTCATCAAATCTTCGGCAAACGGCTCTATCGAGGATACCGGTGCCCTCACCAAGGAGAGGATGGAAACCATCGATGATGAAACCGTTGCTGCAGCCCTTGATTTTATGGAACGCAAAGCGTCCACCGATGCACCGTTTTTCCTTTGGTGGAACGGCACCCGGATGCACTTTCGCACCCATGTCAGTGAAGAGAAAATGGCCGCGATCAAGGAAAGGTATCCTTACGCAGATGAATACACGATGGGCATGATCGAACACGACATGCACGTTGGTGAGATCCTCGACAAGATCGATGAGCTTGGTATCGCCGACAACACCCTTGTCTTCTACTCCACCGACAACGGCCCGCACTACAATACTTGGCCGGACGCAGCGGCCACTCCGTTTCGCGGTGAGAAAAACACCAATTGGGAAGGTGGATGGAGAGTTCCTTCCATGGTGCGTTTTCCCGGCACTATTGAGCCCGGGTCTGTGTCCAACGGAATCGTCCATCACATGGATTGGCTGCCGACCTTCGCAGCGATTGCCGGAGATCCAAGCATCAAGGAACAATTGAAAGGGGGATACACCTCTCCAGAACTGGGTCGCAACTACAAGGTTCACTTGGATGGCTACAACATCCTGGATCATCTCAAAGACCCGCAAGGAGTAGAGAGTCCTCGAAAAGATATATTTTACTTCTCGGACGACGGTGATATGACTGCCCTTCGTTATGGTCCGTGGAAGTTGATTTTCATGGAGCAGAAAACGGACGGAACATTCCGAACATGGATGGAGCCCTTCACACCGCTCCGCGTTCCTTTGATTTTTAACTTGCGCCGTGACCCATACGAGCGCGCGGAAATTACTTCGAACACCTACTAC
It includes:
- a CDS encoding arylsulfatase translates to MLFTLSGQDKPNIVVIWGDDIGQSNISAYTKGLMGYHTPNIDRIAKEGIIFTDYYGEQSCTAGRSSFITGQSVFRTGLSKVGLPGAKEGMMAEDPTIAVILKDLGYATGQFGKNHLGDRDEHLPTNHGFDEFLGNLYHLNAEEEPENEDYPGDFILRDGRTFLEAYGPRGVIKSSANGSIEDTGALTKERMETIDDETVAAALDFMERKASTDAPFFLWWNGTRMHFRTHVSEEKMAAIKERYPYADEYTMGMIEHDMHVGEILDKIDELGIADNTLVFYSTDNGPHYNTWPDAAATPFRGEKNTNWEGGWRVPSMVRFPGTIEPGSVSNGIVHHMDWLPTFAAIAGDPSIKEQLKGGYTSPELGRNYKVHLDGYNILDHLKDPQGVESPRKDIFYFSDDGDMTALRYGPWKLIFMEQKTDGTFRTWMEPFTPLRVPLIFNLRRDPYERAEITSNTYYDWLLDRAYLLVPAQVYVAQFIETFKEFPPRQKAASFNLEQVMEMLEKPVGNP